The genomic window TGCCCAGGTCATTGGCCTACTAGATGTCTTCACGCCAGCCACATCCATAGAAAACTTCAATGAAGTGTGAGTGAGGTCTGGGGATGCTCCTGCCCAAGGTCCAGGGCTGAGATGGGGAGATAGTCCAGTAGCCTGAGGCTGTGGCTCTGCCTCTGTTGTTAGTGAGGGGCCTGCCAATCCCTCCTGGAGCCCTCCCTATCCCAGGGTCCCCCCGTCTGGGCCCTCCATCCATGATCTGTCTCCTGATCACCACTGGACCCTCTCCTTGGTTCCTGATTCCTGTCCCCCCCCCATCCCTGGGTCTTCCCTCCAGGTACCTCGTGACCACCTTGATGGGGGCTGACCTGAACAACATCGTCAGGTGCCAGAAGCTAACGGATGAACACATTCAGTTCCTAGCATACCAGCTGCTGCGAGGGCTGAAGGTGAGAGAAGGAGCAGGCCCCTGAACTCCCCCAGTCCCAGTGTCTGATGTATCCCTGACCCTGGGACTAGATCCCTCCTGGGGCTGGATAAGCCACAGAGTGGGTCACTAAGCCAAGCCCTGCTGATGGCTCACCTTCCTATCTCTCTTGCATCCCTCAGTACATCCACTCGGCCGGAATCATCCACAGAGTGAGTATGACTAGGGGGCTTTGGGCCTCCAGAAGGGGAAGCGGGGAGGAGGATAGAAGTGAGGGAGGAAGAACGCAATGTTGGGCAAACAGTGCTTTGGGGTCCAGTGGGCTGTGTCTCAGGAAAGAAAACTCATCTGGGGTTGCTGTCATGCCAACAGGACCTGAAACCCAGTAACCTGGCTGTGAATGAGGACTGCGAGCTGAGGGTGAGGTTGGCACGGCCTAGGCCGGGGAGGGAGGGCTAGGATAGAGCTCAGTCCTTAGCGGCTTCTCGTTCCTCCCTACTCCGAGTCCTGCCCTAGACCCTTGGTGTCTGGCCTCCAAGGGTGGATTTAGCCATTGGTGAGGGGAACCCAGGctgagagaaagaacagaaggcAGAACCCAGTCCCAGCTCCCACTTGTGCCCCTACAGCCAGGACTCCTGCTGAATAGACTGGGTTTCTGCCTTAGCATCCATTAAGGCTTTATTTCTTAGAGGTCCTTGGCCTGGTTAAATGGTGAGAATCTCTCTCAAAGGTCTTTGGCCAATGCCAGAAAGTAGATTTGCCTTTCACCTCCCTACCAGTTAGACCTAAGAATAGTtatgggaggcagctaggtggtacaatggatagagcactggccctggagtcaggaggacctgagttcaaatgtgacctcaaacacttaatttcttaactgtatgaccttgggcaagtcacttaactctgttgccttacaaaaaccaaaaaaaaaaaaaagaatagatatgggagctaatttattcattttcccttaGCCCAGTGCTGGTTACATTTGTGCCCCATTTATGTTGAGGGAAAGAACCCCAGTGTTTACAAGGTAAACAAAGAGGGATGGACTGGGATCTGGCTGTGTCACTTGCTGGTCCAATGACCTTTGGGGATTATCCAAGTTAGCTGAGATAAGAAGTAGCTGGGTGGAATCAGAGAATGCTGAGCCATCAGGAGAGCGGGAAGGTGAACTCCTTCCTCCTGCTCCTTGCGCTCCTTGGGCTGTAAGGCCCTTGGGGGCTTGCCCTTCAGTCCTTCCCTCAGATTTTCAATTTTCCTGAATTATTCCCATTGATCAGCTGGCATCTCCTCAGCATTTCTGGTCATTGTCTATCCTGAATTGTGGTGTCTTGTGGGTCTTCTCAGACCAGGGGCTCCTCTGGGCAGGGCcagatttttcttctccagctttgAAGGACTCAGCTATGGTTGTGACTTTTCAGATCTTGGACTTTGGGCTGGCACGCCAGACAGATGATGAAATGACTGGCTATGTTGCCACACGGTGGTATCGTGCCCCTGAGATCATGCTCAACTGGATGCATTACAACCAGACAGGTAAGTCGAGGCAGTTTTTCATGTGATGAGAATAAGAGAGAAGGAAGCAAACCCAGGCAGCAGATAATTAAGTGGCCTGCTGGGTCTGGTGGCAGCAAAATAGGACTAGGGGCCAGACCTCTGCTCCAGGGATCTCCCAGATGAGGAAAGTCCCTCTCTCAAGGTAGATTAACACTTTCTCTTCAATTAATATTCTCAGAGTTGCCCTATACATTGAGAGGTTAAGGGTTATAGAATGAACTGGAAGGTCTTTCTGGCTCAAAGACCAGCTCTGTCCACAGTACCAAGACAGCATGATGGCCACAAAATGCTCAAGCCCACCCCCATCCAGAGGGCAGGCAGGGTGCACCGGATAACCCAAACAAAtgtttgaccttccagtgaactTGGACATTCTCCTGGGATGAGAGCCCAGGGGATGATGCTCTGGGAAGTACCCCTTCCCTGGGAAGACTTACCCAGGTGGAGATGAAGCCAGGGGAGAGAGGGAGCTGAGCAGGCCTTTCTGCAACCAATTCTGATTTCCATTCTGGAAATAGTCATCTTCTCCCATGCCTCTTCCAGAGCTTGGCTAAAGGAGGGTTGCCCTATGGCTTAGGTTGCTAAAGGTTTGGCTCCCACCTTCCCTGGGGGTTGGGAAGTTATTGAAAAGGTCTGCTGCTCAGTTATGGGCTGCATGGGATGTTGAGGAcacgagagagacagagagaagcgGCAGTATTGgagatttcaaaaaaacaagccccAAATGTCAGCAAGAAGTAATCAGTAAATGAGTGGGGAGGAGAGAAACCCGGGCCCTGCCCGCTGTCATCAGAAAGTCGAGCTAATCTAGAATAGGCAGGGTGGGCTTCTGGTCAGACTgagctccccctccccctctctctccccgccttctctctctctcccagtggACATATGGTCTGTGGGCTGCATCATGGCGGAGCTCTTGAAGGGAAAGGCCCTGTTCCCTGGAAATGACTGTATCCTTGGACGGAAGTACGAGCAGACACAGTGGAGAGAAGGGTGGGGGTCAGGATGAGGCCTGGGAGCCCatgccctttcctttccattggatttgaagtcagtaaACCTGGATTGGAAGTGACTTGGATGCTCTCTCACAAGTCACTTTCCCACCataaatttcagtttcctcatctggaaaatgagagcaatgatTCTCCCACTGTCTGCTCCCTTTTCTACAATCTAAAAGTCTGTTGCCTAAATCCCCGAGTCCCCCAGGGAGCCTGTGGCAGAGGCTCTGAACCCACTTCTGCCCCACCAGGCCAAATCTCTACTCATTATATAGTGCTTTCTCGATTGTTCGATTAGGCTTAGTGTTAATACTGTGATATTTTCCTCTGGGCAGGAGCTCGGGgaccctggggtgggggtggggggcaggtaGAGCTGACTCTGATTTTCCTGAGCTGGGCAGACATTGACCAACTCAAACGGATCATGGAGGTGGTTGGGACCCCTAGCTCTGAGCTACTGAAGAAGATCTCATCAGAACACGTGAGTGGCCCAGCTAGGCTCTCTCCTTACCCTCTCCACATCCTTCTGCTTCTCGCTCATTCCtagttcttcccttctcccctttcctccttcctcccctccccagttGCCCAGTGTCATTAAGATCCCCTTGCCTCCACCCTCCCCAGGCCCGAAAATACATCGAGTCCCTTCCCCACATGCCCCAGAAGGACCTGAGAAGCATCTTCCGAGGAGCCAATCCCCTTGGTAAGGAGGAGAGATGGGCTAGGGAGGTTGATGGGAAGAGAGAGAGCAGGGGTTCAAGGCGAAAGTGGGGAGCATCAAAGGGTAATTAGAGGACAGGGCACCAGGATGTGAAGGGGAAGGTGGGTGCCAAGGATAATAGAGACAGGGTAAAAGCTCCATTCTCCTCCTTATAGttggaaagaaaaatttgattCCATGAAGCAAACACATATTAAGTTCTTGTTTAATGGGCCCCTCCTTGGTAcaggagatagatagatagatagagagagagagagagagagagagagagagtagagaacTTGGGCTCTGTCCTGGAGAAGTTTACATTCGAGCTGGGGAAGGGACAAATTCCCCAATAACTTGGCTGTAAGGAGATAAGTGAGGACCCCACAAATTTGCGAGCTTCTCCTTAAGGGAGGGTGACGTATGTGCAAAGGAAGTGGACTAGCCCCTCAAAGTATGGTAAGGAACATGAAAACTTATTTTCAGTTGGGATTAGTAGAAAAGGCTCTAAGGAAGAGGGGACACCTGAGCTGGCCCCCAAAGAAAGGTGGAGACTGAAGCTCATAGAGGTAGAAGATGCCATTTAGCCCAGTCTACACATTCTTCAGATGAAAAAgcctgaggtccagagaggtgaagggacttgccctaAGTCACTCAGGTGAGAAGTGGCCTAGtcaggattttaactcagttcctcctaTTCTCCATTTCCACTCTACCTCCTCCTGGTAGGAATTTTCCTAACTGGGGGCTCAGAGCTATTGTGATCATCTTCTATAATCTccatgaaatagaaaaagagcCATTGGGAAACTGGAGACATGGTATTGCCCCAGGctaaaaataagcaaattattttattagGGTATAGCTGATTAAATCTGTAGAggagaagactgagaaaagatcattcCCTAACTACTCCCTGCAGGAAGGAGATAGGAAATGCCTGGAAACCATGCAGCACTGCTCCTATCCTgcagggaagagggaggaggaagaatcCACAGGTAGAGATGGGTTGGggagttcattcattcatccatgcaaaaaacatttattaagttctttctgCATGCAGGGCCCTGATCTGCCCTAGGGAAGTACagagtaataataacaacagcagtgatgataatcatctttttattattcatgtaatgttttgaagtttgcaaagtactgtGCATACATTTCCATTTAGTAGAAAAGACATATTCTGTACCCTCCCCGGGGAACACGGCCACTAAACATTGATGAAATCCCTGCTATTCGCCAGCCATTATGCTAGGCCCTGGAGTTATGAAGAGTTAAACTGGTTCGGCACTGCCATGGAGCTCACAGCCTGATGGGTAAACAGCTCTATAAGAACAAGCCTATAAACGGGATGCACCGGAGATAATTAACAGGGATGCCAACTCAGGTTGCTACTACCGTGTGCGATAACTTGGCCATTAGAGGGACAACATCACTGGGTGGTGTCTGAGGTAGAAGCTTAGCTCCATAACCTAGATTGGGAGCCAGAGTCCCAGAGAGGTCAGTTGTGAGTTGGGCCATGGAACCAGGGTCAGACCTCTGGCTACTTGGCCTATATTTCCGATGCCTTTTCCTGCCTCCAGCTGTCGACCTCCTGGAGAAGATGCTCGTCCTGGACAGTGACCGGCGGGTCAGTGCCGCGGAGGCCCTGGCACACCCCTACTTTGCTCAGTATCATGATCCTGAGGATGAGCCCGAGGCTGAACCCTATGATGAGAGCATTGAGAACAAAGAGAGGACCATTGAGGAATGGAAGGGTGAGGGGAGAGGCTATCCTGGTGCCCAGACCGCAGGGGGACCAAAGGGCTGCATCTTTCTTGGGCCTCATGATTTTACCAAGGCCTGTTTCTTAACTTGCCTGATTTCTGCCTCCTGATTTCCAGTAGGTCTATCCCTGGATTCCCAAACCCCAAACTCTTGAAACTGGTTATAGGAATAGAGGGTTTAAGCTGGGAGAACCATCCAAGCAGTCCCCTCATGGCAGAGAGGTGGGCTTCCCTCCTGCCCAGCTTCCCCTTCGGGCCGGGTTTGGTTGACAGCTGTTGCCTAATGGACCAGCAGTTCATTTCCTCAGAGCTAGGGGAGGACGTTGCTCCACTTCCCACAGGAAAGATGTCCCCAACTCTTCTCAGGCATGAtcctggggagggaggagggctGGGTTCATTTGGGGTGAGGAGCTCTTAACCTGGGGTTCAAAAAAAAGGGTCTGTAGATTGGAGGGTCCTGGGGTCTCCAATGGGAAAATGCCCTCTTTATTTCATTATTCGCTAATTGAAATTTAGTGTTTACTTCGATTCCAAATATAACCTGGCCATTGGCCCTGTCCGCCAATACTGGCTAATGTACCTCTCTCCCTGAGCCATCACTGCCCTTTGGCTGGAAGTTGTGTCAGGGGAACTGAGCAAAGAGGTGGGGTCTTGGTGGGGGGAAAAATCAGGGATTGGGGATCTTCAAACTCATTCCTTTGTTCCCTTGTGTCCTTGTCACTATGTCTACCTGTCTCTTTGTCCCTCTGTCCATTGGTTTTTGTCTACTCAGAGCTCACCTATGAAGAAGTCATCAGCTTCAAGGCCCCTGAGCTTCCAATGGACGGCCTGGAGATTGAACCATGAGGAGGCTGGGGGCCCAGCCCTGATGCCCagctttccctccccacccccgaGGGCACAGTGCAGACTCGCAGGCAGCAGGCCCTGCAGCCAGAGGTCACCTTCCTCACTGGGGTCCTCACTGGGGTCGGGGTTGGGGATCTTTCCATGGACCCAAGGACAGTGTATGGATAAATGAGGATAAAGAATGCCCACTGCCTCCAAAGGACTCTGCCCCGCTCAGGAATAGAAGTCATGGGTAGGATGGGGGCTCGGAGAGCAGGCAGAATCCTGGAGCACCGGGAtccaatccccctcccccccggaTCTACCTCTGGCAGACTTTTTGAAGCCAGGgtcagggagagagagagcagagaatgGGACTGTTCTGTGCTACAGCCCGGGCCTCCCAAGGAAGACCTTCATCTTCTATGACCTGGGGATGGAGGGAGGCGCGCGGGAGCTGTGGCACACATCTGTCTGAGCAAGAACAAATTTATGGGGATGAAAATAAGCAGGCTGGGAGTGGAGGCATGCCTGTGGCTTCCAGGGTGAGGGAGGCGACAGGCCTGTTGCCCCTTGCCCTGTTCAGACCTAGTCTAGGCcacacattttaggaaggacattgatggGTTGGACAAAGCCCAGAGCAGAACACTAGGATGGCTAAGAGACCTGGGCCCCAGGCCAGAGGATACTCATTGGGAGGAACTGGGCCAGTGTCCCctgcctggagaagagaaggcttaggGAGAACTGGATCCTCTCTGCATGTTACCTGGCAGCCTGTCATGGGCCCAGGAGGCAAAGGGAATCACATTCAGCTCCTTGTAAGGGTGATCAGAGCTGACGCAGAGAGGAAACATCTCTGGAGATCCTCAGGCTGGTGATCATTCCCCAtccacatgaacacacacacatacacacacacacacacacaaacatcatGGAGAgctaatatgttaaaaaccaagaAAAGCTCATGGCAAGCTCTCGAGTTTTGGGCCAAATTAGTGAGATGAAGCATTAccaaagaacaaacaaaattctAATCTTGGGTTCAAAACCAGTCTACTTTGCCACCACATGAACAAAGGAAACAGTTATCAATCtgaaaaaagatctgggggtttcAGGGACTCACAAGCTCCTTGTGAATGAACTGTGAAAAAAGCCACTGAGATCTTGACCTAGGTTCAGAGAAGCCTGGCAGTGTCCTGGAACAGGGAGGGTCCCACTCTGCTTTGGTCAGGCCTCCTCTGAATTCAGTACTGGATGCCCATTCTCAGGAAGGTTAGCAAAAGGCCTACAAATCATGGTGTCCAAAGAcatttagaaaaacctggaaatgttGACCCTGGAGGAGACTTGATTTAAGGACAACCTCCTCCTGCTTGGTCCcagggaacagaaccaggagcagTGAGGAAAAAGTGACAAGGAAGCACGTTTTAGAAGGAAAACGGATCCAATCAATTCTCCTGTGGGAAGTCGTATGGTTCCCCCTCACCCACGGACTCAGTGACCACATGTTGCCATGATTGAACTCCCATTTCTGAGGGTAATTCAAGTGCCTAAATGGGAGTGTGGGCTCCTCAGACTTCCGCCAGGGTGGGAGAAGGAACACCCCATTTTATACTGGGAGCATCATTTTGGTGGCTGTGCTCCTCTACCTCCCCAGTTGAGTCCTTGGATTGAAAAGTCAATTCCATATGTCCGTGCTGAGGGAGAGGCATTGAGAGCCAGGAAAAGAGACTCCCTGGGTTTGGGCTTTGGGGTCCCAGCCTCTTCTTCCACAATGAGGTCATTACCTATAATTCAGCAGAGGGGGCTAGTTGGACCTAAGGAAGACTGAGAAAGGGCAGGGCAGCTCCTCTGTCTCTAGCTCCCACCAACTGgtttaaaaaatgattccttCTATTGGGGAAACCGAGACCCAATTTGCCTGTATTTCTATAGCTAGGAAGCTTTGGAGTTGTGAGGGAAAGTCAAGGTGCTTGTTATATCCAGGATTCTATTTGTTGCTGTCCAAAACTGGACTGACTGCTTAGCTAACTCATTCATAGTGGGGCTAGGGCATGAGTGGAGATTTTCAAATTCAGACCAAGTGCTTCCAGGTTGGGAGCACAGAGGAGGAATGGCAGCTGCAGGCCCTCCCCTCGGGAGGCTTCCAATCTGGGGAGACTTCAAGCTTCAACTCTGGCCTGGGACCGAAAgctcaaagaaaaggaaagtcagCTAGGGGACCCTGATCCTTGAAGGAGAGTGACCAGGCTTGTTGCCTTGGGGTTGGTGATAGAGGTAATAAAAGCCTTAGGTCATTGAAGGCTGGAAGGGTCCCCTCTTCCCTGTGCCTGGGCTGGCCCCTCTCTCTGTTCACTAATGGGGAGGAGATTGTATGAGGTTCCACTCCCAGGTGCATGCCCAACCTGTGGGGAGGATCCAGGGCCTGCTTCCCCAGCCAGCCTCACACCCACCTCCAGCCCTCACTTAGGAGCAAAAATCCAGGGAAGAACTGGgatgaagagggaggaagagaatgctgccctagaaaagagggaaggaaatgcCCTCTCCCTTCCCGGAACCATGCCCCCCAGGCAGCATAGGATCAGGGAGTCCCTTTGTGTGGATAGACATGTGTGAGCACTTCCTGATCAGGGGCAGCCCACCATGACCCACAGGAGGATGGATCCTGAGTGGAGTTTTGCCTGTAGGGTGGACACACCTGGGACTTGGGCCAGAACACAGATGCAGGAGGCATGTGCTGGGAGGTTTTAATGTGTACCTTATCGGCAGGTCTTGTGCCTGTGTGGTAGGCCTGGTGACACAGTGCCGGAATCATCTTACAACAACAAGCCCAGGCAGCAAAGTGAGCTCTGGGACGAGTGGCCGGGCCCAGAGGGGCAGGGGCCAATGGCCAGGGCTGGGGGCTGAAGCCGGTGGGCATGGGGCCCAGGCTTGCCCCGGAGGATCCTGTTACTGTAAGGGGATCCTAGGAGCTGGAGTTGAGCCTACCATACCTCCCCTCCCTTCACAGCCCCACACCCacccatcaatcaatcaatcagcaagccttttatcaatcaacaaacatgacCTAGCCAGGTGCTTTGGGAGAGGCCATAGTGTCCAGGACTGGGAAATGAAGAATCAGTCTCCCTCTGGGCCAGTAGACAGGACAGCCTGAGGTCCAGTTCTGGGCATTTCAGGGAGGAGGCAGAGAAGGTGGAGGGTGATCAGCAGGGAGCCAGGATTGGAGGGACTAGTTGTGgctagcctggagaagagaagactgggaGGGGCCATGATACTGTAGCTTGTTTTCAATGCTAAGAGGGGTATCGGGTAGAGGAAGGATTAGCCTGGTCTGCTTGACCCCGGAGGCAGAACTGGGAGGAGTCCTGGGGACAGTTCCCGAGAGAGAGACAGGTCCATGTAAGGACAAACTACTCAATATTAACTCATGAAATTCATATTTACAATCAAATCAATGggttttctgtatattttgtattatatgtGTGCCTGATGTTTCTCCCACTAGAGTGTAAGCTCTGTGAGGGCAGGGACCCTTTCTAGTTGTGTCTGTACCCTCAGTGCCTGATACAGCCATGGTAGGTGGTGAATAAATGCTCGTGGATTGATCGGTGGATTGACTGAAACCTGAAGGGAAAGCTTCCTAAGATGTGAGCTGCCCAGGAGTGCAAGAAGCAGCCCCTGGGGATGAGCTCCTTGAGCCTCCAGTCCTGGAGGGATGGATAATGAGCTTAGAAAGGCGGAGAAATCTGGCTTCTAACAGCAGCTCTCTCACCAACTCCCTGGGCCTGGAAGAagccttccttctctctctgggCCCCATTGTCCTCTACTGGAGAAGGGGGTTGAAGTAAGGATCTCGAGGCAGGAAATTCCATCATGAGAGAAGGGAGGTTGGGATTCCATAACCCACAGAGAGATCGAAGGTTGGGACCCAGTTTGAATTCTGAGGGCTCAGACACAGTGGGGAGGTAAAAGGGATGGGGTGAGAGGGTGGATGTGTTCTGGAGACAAACCAAAGTGACTCCAAAGGATGGCCAAAGGCCAGACCCAGCAGACAAAGGAAGTTTCGAGAGAGTTTGTGGAGAACCTTGAATATCATGCTGACACAGCAATTTACAGATGCCAATTTAGAACTCCATCCTTCTGGCCCAGTTTGGGCACAGTCATGCTTGCTCCTCCAGCCAActcccttcctccatcctctGGATGCTCAGGTTCATGGATCCCCAAATACTACTGGAGACAAAGTTAAAGGGAATGACCTGTCCAGGTTTTCCCCAGATAATCTGGAAAGCAtagagaaggggggaaggaatCAGGGCAAGGAACTGGATCTGGAAACCTGTGGGTCTCCAACCCTAGTTTGCCCCCCCTCCTCAGGGGTCGAGGCATCCACATGTAATTTAGGAGAAGAGTAATGCAGCAGGAATTGTGACTAAGCAAGATGATTTTGACAGATTTGTGGAAGATAAGTTGAGAAGGCTAAAACTGGGAACAAAGGGAGAAATCGTTGTCGGTTTAGTTGGGAGATGGAGAGGGCCTGCCTAGGGTTGTGGTTGGGTGAGTGGAGAAGAAGCTTAGGAATTGAATTGGATTGGGCCAGGGGCTGAGGGAGAGTGAAGCATCACCAAAGGTCACCACAGTAAGGAAGGAGGTGACCTGGAGGGCAGCCAAGGTTTCCCTTCACCCTGGGGAACAAGTGCTTATCCAAACTCTGCTCCAAGACTTCCAATGAGGGCAACCCCTGCCCAACTGCTCTTTGTTCTGACCCTGGGGCCTAGCCAAACCAGGCTAATTCTTCCTCCATCTAATACTTGGAATTTGCCTccagatatttgaagacagctcaaatgtccttcctctcctttttgcCAGACTAAAGGATGACTCAGTTTCTAAACCATGGTGACTTAGAGATGAATGCTAGCCTCTGCAGAAAAGAGAGTTGAAAGTTTGGAGAGAAACTTAgatgatttaattaaattaattagatTGAATTAATTGGTTAGCTTATTCCTTTATTTAATAACAAATACAAGCTCATCTGATGTTTCATTTCTAATTATCATTGCTCAATTATTGCCTTCCTACAAGCCCTAAAGTGTTGAGAGAATGGCCCAAAG from Macrotis lagotis isolate mMagLag1 chromosome 2, bilby.v1.9.chrom.fasta, whole genome shotgun sequence includes these protein-coding regions:
- the MAPK11 gene encoding mitogen-activated protein kinase 11 isoform X3, which gives rise to MWNPEDVNANSSSSISHLGYLSRPQPQRSLRAELKDTASRRKALGHTCPPTAQGLGERIGEKKQLALDSSAYDTRTRQKVAVKKLSRPFQSLVHARRTYRELRLLKHMKHENVIGLLDVFTPATSIENFNEVYLVTTLMGADLNNIVRCQKLTDEHIQFLAYQLLRGLKYIHSAGIIHRDLKPSNLAVNEDCELRILDFGLARQTDDEMTGYVATRWYRAPEIMLNWMHYNQTVDIWSVGCIMAELLKGKALFPGNDYIDQLKRIMEVVGTPSSELLKKISSEHARKYIESLPHMPQKDLRSIFRGANPLGRR
- the MAPK11 gene encoding mitogen-activated protein kinase 11 isoform X2 codes for the protein MSGPGGGFYRQELNKTLWEVPERFQSLTPVGSGAYGSVCSAYDTRTRQKVAVKKLSRPFQSLVHARRTYRELRLLKHMKHENVIGLLDVFTPATSIENFNEVYLVTTLMGADLNNIVRCQKLTDEHIQFLAYQLLRGLKYIHSAGIIHRDLKPSNLAVNEDCELRILDFGLARQTDDEMTGYVATRWYRAPEIMLNWMHYNQTVDIWSVGCIMAELLKGKALFPGNDYIDQLKRIMEVVGTPSSELLKKISSEHARKYIESLPHMPQKDLRSIFRGANPLAVDLLEKMLVLDSDRRVSAAEALAHPYFAQYHDPEDEPEAEPYDESIENKERTIEEWKELTYEEVISFKAPELPMDGLEIEP
- the MAPK11 gene encoding mitogen-activated protein kinase 11 isoform X1; this encodes MWNPEDVNANSSSSISHLGYLSRPQPQRSLRAELKDTASRRKALGHTCPPTAQGLGERIGEKKQLALDSSAYDTRTRQKVAVKKLSRPFQSLVHARRTYRELRLLKHMKHENVIGLLDVFTPATSIENFNEVYLVTTLMGADLNNIVRCQKLTDEHIQFLAYQLLRGLKYIHSAGIIHRDLKPSNLAVNEDCELRILDFGLARQTDDEMTGYVATRWYRAPEIMLNWMHYNQTVDIWSVGCIMAELLKGKALFPGNDYIDQLKRIMEVVGTPSSELLKKISSEHARKYIESLPHMPQKDLRSIFRGANPLAVDLLEKMLVLDSDRRVSAAEALAHPYFAQYHDPEDEPEAEPYDESIENKERTIEEWKELTYEEVISFKAPELPMDGLEIEP